One genomic region from Rubinisphaera margarita encodes:
- a CDS encoding flagellar basal body L-ring protein FlgH, whose amino-acid sequence MILSNRLLILALFGALLGTGSFAIAQGPSPFDQYQENNGYQRNPNASPPGYPPQRPPQQQIPQQPAPPAPGPPLAPMYGYAAPPLPPPSIRDFSLIYIPEEDPRQFHVNDIVTVLVSEKSEVTLNSRFNRQRTSTLKAELKEFVRLNDGLRLENSAGTSPTIDANQQERIQNTGQVTDAEGITYRIAATIVDIRPNGNLVLEARKEINASDDLWEYTLHGEVRYEDVQRDNTVLSENIANLNIVKRQDGRVYSSVARRWGTKIFDTIWPF is encoded by the coding sequence ATGATTCTTTCCAACCGCCTGTTGATTCTCGCGCTATTCGGTGCCCTGTTGGGGACCGGATCGTTCGCGATTGCGCAGGGGCCTTCTCCGTTCGATCAATATCAGGAAAACAACGGCTACCAGAGGAACCCGAACGCGTCTCCGCCGGGTTATCCGCCGCAGCGGCCGCCTCAACAGCAGATCCCGCAGCAGCCGGCCCCTCCCGCACCGGGGCCGCCACTAGCTCCGATGTACGGGTATGCCGCTCCCCCGTTGCCGCCCCCGTCGATTCGCGATTTCTCGCTTATCTACATCCCGGAAGAAGATCCACGGCAGTTTCACGTTAACGATATCGTCACAGTGCTGGTGAGTGAAAAGTCGGAAGTGACGCTCAATTCGCGATTCAATCGTCAACGGACCTCGACCTTGAAAGCTGAGCTCAAGGAATTCGTACGGCTCAACGACGGATTGCGCCTGGAGAACTCCGCTGGGACGAGTCCGACGATCGACGCCAATCAACAGGAGCGGATCCAGAACACCGGGCAGGTCACCGACGCCGAGGGCATCACGTATCGCATCGCGGCGACCATCGTCGATATCCGCCCCAATGGAAACCTGGTGCTTGAAGCCCGAAAGGAGATCAACGCCAGCGATGATCTCTGGGAATACACTCTGCACGGAGAAGTTCGCTACGAAGACGTCCAGCGGGACAACACCGTTCTGAGTGAGAACATTGCCAACCTGAATATCGTGAAGCGCCAGGACGGACGGGTTTACTCCAGTGTGGCCCGCCGCTGGGGAACCAAGATCTTCGATACGATCTGGCCGTTCTAA